The DNA region taATATATTCCTGCGAGCTTCATGCTCTCAAttctcatttaaaaattgccgcgaaaaaaaggggaacaactttagtatttttttttttttcaattaattataaataatttttacgttaGTAGAaatccgcaattttttttttcatttaaatataaataaattttatttcattaataaaaaaatacatatatacgtacatttAAACGCATATTGACCTACGTTCCCGATAGATACATATTACATTCCgggtaaaatataaaattaaataccATAATCTACTTTTACAAGCGCGAAACCTTCTAACCAATATATAAAATCTATATCCAAAACACTGAACCATAACCCCTGAAACCTAAACCTTGAAACCCTAAAcccatttattttgcacccgtgaacacattttaacttaaatttattacatatacttaaatgttcataaaaatcCAAAATGGTAACAGCAAAGGTGATTATTCTCcattcatattatataaGTACTATGAAGATAACACTTTGTGCGTAGTAGCATAAGAAAGTAACATAGGATCATATAGAAATATGTACTCACATATTCTGCCAATTCCACTTTTAGGAAGAAGTTCCACTGAACTTACCCTCAGAAGAAATATACACTCAGCTTAACGCGAGATTGGATTGCTCGGAAAAGGGTGGTTGGCATAGTTACAGCGAACACGTAAAGAATGAAGTGGGCAGTACATTAAGTTTATTTGGAATTAATAGTAGTTTGGCCAGAGACATTGCAAAGGGCTTGTGTTACGCATGTGCAAAGAGTGGGGGAACAGTCCAACCGACGACACGTATTGCTATTTCCTATATTATTGGATAGGTGGTAATGTAATGAACATGAAAAAGACCAGACCTGATTTTAGAACGATcatgaatataatttataatgaaCTGAAGACGATAAGGGGGTCTATGTGTAAGTGTAGTACTGTACACTATGATATTTATGAAGACGACTTCAAGTATAGTAAGGAGCTATTTGATTATTCCTATAATTATGATAATATGGGAAAAATGTCAAATGGCTCGAGCAGACTTTGTGAGGGAAAATATAGAGATTatctgaaaaaaattactgaaGCATATAGGGTGATACAGGAGGTCTGTGAAGAAGGTGATGATCCAGAATGTAAGAAAATTGAAAGGAAGTATAAGCCTTATTTTAATGGCAAGGTGCTAAACTTCGAATGTATCGAAGAAGATGAACCAGAATCTGAATTACCGCCGCAGACGGAAGTAGTTCAATCGGAAGTACAAACTCTCGAAAGTGTACAATCAGGACCAGATCCAGCGCATGAAAGAGGTAAGTATAGAGTAGAACTATATCTTAAATGAAGTAACTTTACTAAGTAAAAGTGGAGGAATAAGGAATTCCCATACAGGAGTGAATTCATAAATTCGTACCCAGAAAATTCCCTAGCCATGGTACATATGTTCCATCACCCTTAAGGGAGGAGGGTGTAAATTTCCGGTTTTAGGGTAGAGGAGAAGGGGGGAGgatgtaaaggaaaaaggaagagtacaataaaaagaaaggaagaggaagaaggaggggaaaagtgAGGGAGAGTGTATGGAAAAGTAGGTGGAAGTAAGTTTGAAGTAAGGGAGGTTGGAAGAGGAAAGGTTAAAGGAAGGAGGGTTCAAGATTTCACACCTAAGGGTGTAGGGGGTGAAGGAGGGTTAGGATGGAAGTGTGTTAGTTGGGTGGAAGGTTGCTAAGGTGGTATAGTGTTAGCGTGGGGAGTTTGTTAGGGTGAGAGGATGGTAGGTGGATGGAACGATATTAGGATGGAGGTAATGCGGTAGGTTGATGGAAGGATATTGGAGTGGAAGTATGGCGTTAGTAGGATTGAAGGATATTAGGATGGAAGTAAAGCGGTAGGTGGATGGAAGGATATTAATGTGGAAGTAAGGATTTAGGTGGATGAGTTTAGGGGTGTTTGGTGTGTGTTATGGCGAAAGGGTGTATGTTCTATGTGTTTCTATGTTTTAGGAAACACAATATGGCCTGTTGTTTCATAATTTAGGGTGTATGTGCATCTGGGGGGTACAttgaacaaatgaaaaaattgaagttaaaaatgaacgacagaaaaaaagaaatgaaaagaaatgagagaaagaaaaagaagagaattCGCATAAGTCATTTATGTTACAATGTTTCTAATTAAacttaatttattttttactttgattttttagGTACGCAAGGACATTCTGTCGACGGTTTAATGTATGTTTCTAATGGTGATCTACAAGCATCTAATCTATCTTATTCTGATCCATATCCAATCCCAGATCAAGCAGGTAGTAGTGGTAGTTTTTCCGATGCCGATCCTACTGTTGAAGTCAGTTTGGGGGAAATAAGTGGAATGTCTGATGTGGATGGTATTCACACGATTGAAGCTCGTGGTAGTGCTGTGTCTCCTGCCAAGTCTGGTACTTTTGTCGCAATAGGACTtatcgtttttccttttttattatataaggtacaATTATAATGGCAATTACTATTACAATTACAAATACGCCTTAAAAGTATAAATGATAGAATTCACAACGTATTTATTCTTTCCTATTTTGAACAGTATATGTTAAATTAAGGggtaatataaatattactgctgctccttttcctattttttcagTTCACTCCTACAGTTTCcatggtgaaaaaattatttgggcAGGACAACATTAAGAAACGCGTAGAAAAAGGGTCCCTTCTACCTGAACTGAATACCATATCAGACGACTCAACCGAATATTTAAGGTCAAACCTAACAAAAAGTGTACTAGATGACGCTGCAACAGAATATTTGATTCCATATACTTCATCttctaaatgaaaaaaaagggaggaagaagatgaagaaaaaattttctacaatatttttatttaactcTAACAATAACATATTATTAAgtgaaaattaaacaaatatagTAGAAATattgggaagaaaatttattaccacattattcacatatatataatatagaGAGCAACATACATGAACTCTATGTGTCCTTAagcaatatatttatgtagttcCCTGAGGAACACACACTTCAGTGATCTTATCTAATTATGGAACCTTCATATTATTACTGTGGACTTCAGTTTTAATGTCAAATTAGTgctataatatttttttatattccctATTACACCCTTCCTTCTTGTGCCTCTTAACATTGGTTGTTAATTCCTGTGGAAgcagttcatatttttaatttcgattttgatttgatatatttcttccttgTTTTACAATTATAAAATCCTAATAGTGCACTTATGACAATCAGTACCATGATTGTAACAATCGCAAGGGACCACGTCAAGGTCGTTAATCCCTTTACGAATGAGGAATCATCAATACCTTCCACAGCTTGAATAAATTGTgcaatataattattaatagtTTCCTATATTTGAACTTACAAAACATAGAATAAATAAACAGAGGGTTAAAATAACTAGTATGAGAAGTAATAaacttttatatttatttctacgATAGAatacttttttacaaattattataaattttttcctttacagtTTTATTCTTCCTTCCGTAgggtacatttttaacacttATTTTGAAATCTGCCCCTTTGTGTTGTCCATTTGGCATAGTGTTCCTAAAGGACCCTTCATTATTTCTATTAGAAAATGGACTTTGTATGTGTATACCTGTACCATTCTCATCATATAATAGCCCTATAATGCTCCTATCTGATGTGTCATATGTGGCTGTTGTTGAACTACTCCTTTCTGACTTTTCCCATGGTTGTACCATATGCAGTTACataaaagataaaagaaTATACATAGGGTCATTacaatgcaaaaatattatgttaaaaagaggggaaaatatatttctgaaCTTTTAACAGAAAGCATAAAaggtaataataaatatgcgaaTTCTAAAAATTTAACACTTTCTATCATATATGGTGGGTTGGGGATATTGCCAGAGGTAGAGTATCAAGctgaatattaaaattttcccgaagaatatatcattttttttcttttacttctttttttttttccttttctttcctttttagtataaaatattttcgaagaTGT from Plasmodium cynomolgi strain B DNA, scaffold: 0020, whole genome shotgun sequence includes:
- a CDS encoding hypothetical protein (putative), with protein sequence MCKEWGNSPTDDTYCYFLYYWIGGNVMNMKKTRPDFRTIMNIIYNELKTIRGSMCKCSTVHYDIYEDDFKYSKELFDYSYNYDNMGKMSNGSSRLCEGKYRDYLKKITEAYRVIQEVCEEGDDPECKKIERKYKPYFNGKVLNFE